From the genome of Danio rerio strain Tuebingen ecotype United States chromosome 2, GRCz12tu, whole genome shotgun sequence, one region includes:
- the gjc2 gene encoding gap junction gamma-2 protein, with protein MSWSFLTRLLEEIHNHSTFVGKVWLTVLIIFRIVLTAVGGESIYSDEQTKFTCNTKQPGCDNVCYDAFAPLSHVRFWVFQIIMISTPSVMYLGYAIHKIAKTSEEERHKNQIYQKRRHHSRWRNGHHLEDALEEEDEDAEPMIYEEDAREIKAETVRDPLKHDGRRRIMQEGLMRMYVLQLLSRAIFEVGFLTGQYLLYGFRVNPSYVCNKIPCPHRVDCFVSRPTEKTIFLLIMYVVSCLCLLLNVCEMFHLGIGAFRDTLRKRRNQNQRPSYGYPYSRNISSSPPGYNLVVKSDKPGRIPNSIVLPDQNMDREIAEQHCTSPDENIPTDLATLHHHLRVAQEQLDMAFQTYNTKTTHISRASSPVSGGTTTEQNRINMAQEKQGARPKASTERAGTLVKNGKTSVWI; from the coding sequence ATGAGCTGGAGCTTTCTCACTCGACTCTTGGAGGAAATCCACAACCACTCCACATTTGTGGGGAAGGTCTGGCTGACGGTCTTGATCATCTTCCGGATCGTTCTGACCGCAGTCGGGGGCGAGTCGATCTACTCGGATGAGCAGACAAAGTTCACCTGCAACACAAAGCAGCCCGGCTGTGACAACGTCTGCTACGACGCCTTCGCACCGCTCTCACACGTCCGCTTCTGGGTCTTCCAGATAATCATGATTTCCACACCCTCCGTCATGTATCTGGGATATGCCATCCATAAGATCGCCAAAACCTCAGAGGAGGAACGACACAAGAACCAGATTTACCAGAAGAGGAGGCACCACAGTCGCTGGAGAAACGGACACCATCTAGAGGACGCTTTAGAGGAGGAAGATGAGGACGCGGAGCCAATGATCTACGAAGAAGATGCACGAGAGATCAAAGCAGAGACTGTCCGAGATCCCCTAAAACACGATGGCCGCCGCAGGATCATGCAAGAAGGTTTAATGAGGATGTATGTTCTTCAACTTTTATCCCGCGCCATCTTCGAGGTGGGATTCCTCACGGGTCAGTATCTCCTCTACGGCTTCCGCGTCAACCCTTCGTACGTCTGCAACAAGATCCCATGCCCACACAGGGTGGACTGCTTTGTTTCAAGACCCACCGAGAAGACCATCTTTTTGCTCATCATGTATGTGGTGAGCTGTCTATGTCTGCTGCTCAATGTTTGCGAGATGTTTCACTTGGGGATCGGTGCCTTTCGAGACACTCTTCGCAAACGTCGAAACCAGAATCAGCGACCTTCCTATGGCTACCCTTACtccaggaatatttccagttctCCGCCAGGATACAACTTAGTTGTTAAATCCGACAAACCCGGTCGCATTCCCAACAGCATCGTCCTGCCTGATCAGAACATGGATAGAGAGATCGCAGAACAACACTGCACAAGTCCTGATGAGAACATCCCCACTGACCTAGCAACCTTGCACCACCATTTACGAGTAGCTCAGGAGCAGCTTGACATGGCTTTTCAGACATACAACACAAAAACCACTCATATTTCAAGAGCCAGCAGCCCCGTTTCTGGTGGCACAACGACAGAGCAGAACCGCATCAACATGGCTCAGGAGAAGCAGGGCGCTCGGCCCAAAGCAAGCACCGAGAGAGCTGGGACACTAGTAAAAAATGGAAAAACTTCGGTGTGGATTTAA